A genomic segment from Takifugu rubripes chromosome 20, fTakRub1.2, whole genome shotgun sequence encodes:
- the myo1f gene encoding unconventional myosin-If produces the protein MAKYHWQSQNVKQSGVDDMVLLSKITEDAIVENLKKRYMDDYIFTYIGPVLISVNPFKQMPYFTDREIELYQGAAQYENPPHVYALTDNMYRNMLIDGENQCVIISGESGAGKTVAAKYIMGYISKVSGGGAKVQHVKDIILQSNPLLEAFGNAKTVRNNNSSRFGKYFEIQFSRGGEPDGGKISNFLLEKSRVVSQNENERNFHIYYQLIEGTNSNQKECLGIMTPDYYYYLNQSGTYKVDGTNDNKDFQETMEAMQVIGIPADTQIQVLNIVAGILHLGNVSFIEAGNYAKVESTDLLAFPAYLMGIDPNRLQDKLTSRKMDSKWGGKSESITVTLNQEQANYTRDALAKALYARLFDYLVESINKAIQKPHEEFSVGVLDIYGFEIFQRNGFEQFCINFVNEKLQQIFIELTLKAEQEEYVQEGIKWTPIEYFNNKIVCDLIENKVNPTGIMSVLDDVCATMHAKGEGADSTLLQKMQATVGMHEHFNSWNSGFIIHHYAGKVSYDVNGFCERNRDVLFPDLIELMQSSEYRFICSLFPENLNTDKKGRPTTASTKIKKQANDLVNTLMKCTPHYIRCIKPNETKRPRDWEESRVKHQVEYLGLRENIRVRRAGFAYRRVFSKFLMRYAILTAETWPYWRGPEQQGVLHLLRSVNMDNDQYQMGRTKVFVKNPESLFLLEEMRDRKFDTFARIIQKCWRRFIARKKYEQMREEASDILHNAKERRKNSINRNFVGDYLGLEQRPELRQFLAKRERVDFATSVDKLDRRFKSIKRDLILTPKAIYLIGREKVKKGAEKGQIKEVLKRKMEFGSISSVSLSTRQDDFFVLHEFQYDSLLESTFKTEFLSLLCKRYEETTKRKLAISFSDRIEFRVKKEGWGGGGSRLVVFQRGQGDLALLKPSGKTLTITVGDGLPKSSKPSRKNAPQSHVGGGRNVNMRAHQNGAAKFSRAPAHQPTEVTYTTPHRPPSAILPKLNSQRAPRAPVQNQFNQRNMDFLNVPDQGMSGQQRKRSITQRPLPAPKPRPTPMGPRCRALYQYTGQDTDEISFDVNDIIDLIKEDPSGWWTGRFGGREGLFPGNYVEKI, from the exons ATG GCTAAGTATCACTGGCAGAGTCAAAATGTTAAACAGAGCGGGGTGGACGACATGGTCCTGCTGTCGAAGATCACGGAGGACGCCATCGTGGAAAACCTGAAGAAAAGATACATGGACGACTACATCTTC ACATACATCGGCCCCGTGCTGATATCAGTTAATCCCTTCAAACAGATGCCGTATTTCACCGACAGAGAGATTGAGCTTTACCAGGGAGCT GCCCAGTACGAGAACCCACCTCACGTCTACGCCCTGACCGACAACATGTACAGAAACATGTTGATCGATGGAGAGAATCAGTGCGTCATCATCAG CGGTGAGAGTGGTGCTGGGAAGACTGTGGCGGCCAAATACATCATGGGTTACATTTCCAaagtgtctggaggaggagccaaAGTTCAG caTGTAAAAGACATCATCCTACAGTCAAACCCTCTGCTGGAGGCTTTTGGTAACGCCAAGACGGTCAGAAACAACAACTCCAGTCGTTTT GGCAAATATTTTGAGATTCAGTTCAGCAGAGGGGGAGAGCCAGACGGGGGCAAGATCTCTAACTTCCTGCTCGAGAAGTCAAGAGTGGTGAGCCAGAATGAGAACGAGAGGAACTTCCACATTTATTATCAG CTGATAGAGGGCACTAACTCTAATCAGAAAGAGTGTCTCGGCATCATGACCCCCGACTATTACTACTACCTTAACCAGTCTGGGACCTATAAGGTGGATGGGACTAATGACAACAAAGACTTCCAGGAGACGATG GAAGCCATGCAGGTGATTGGGATCCCAGCTGACACCCAGATTCAGGTGCTGAACATCGTGGCAGGCATCCTGCACCTGGGAAATGTCAGCTTCATCGAAGCAGGCAATTACGCAAAGGTGGAAAGCACAGACT TGCTCGCCTTTCCAGCCTACCTGATGGGCATTGACCCCAACCGTCTGCAGGACAAGCTGACCAGCCGAAAGATGGATTCAAAGTGGGGGGGGAAGTCTGAGTCCATTACCGTCACCCTGAACCAGGAGCAAGCAAACTACACACGGGACGCGCTGGCTAAAGCCCTCTATGCACGACTCTTTGACTACCTGGTGGAG TCCATAAATAAAGCCATCCAAAAACCACACGAAGAATTCAGTGTTGGAGTACTCGATATTTACGGCTTTGAGATATTTCAG AGAAACGGCTTTGAGCAGTTTTGTATAAACTTTGTCAACGAGAAGTTGCAACAAATCTTTATTGAACTGACTCTGAAAGCTGAACAG GAAGAGTATGTTCAAGAGGGCATCAAGTGGACTCCCATTGAGTACTTCAACAACAAGATTGTGTGTGATCTCATTGAAAATAAAGTG AACCCCACCGGTATCATGAGCGTGCTGGACGATGTTTGTGCCACCATGCACGCCAAAGGCGAGGGTGCAGACAGCACTCTGCTGCAAAAGATGCAGGCCACCGTGGGGATGCACGAGCATTTCAATAGCTGGAATTCTGGCTTCATCATACATCACTACGCTGGCAAG GTGTCATACGATGTTAACGGCTTCTGCGAGAGGAACCGGGACGTGCTTTTCCCTGACCTTATTGAGCTTATGCAAAGCAGCGAATA CCGCTTCATCTGTAGTCTGTTCCCTGAGAACCTCAACACAGACAAGAAAGGCAGGCCCACCACCGCCAGCACGAAGATCAAG AAACAAGCTAACGATCTGGTCAACACGCTGATGAAATGCACCCCACATTACATCCGCTGCATCAAACCTAACGAGACCAAAAGGCCAAGAGActgggaggagagcag ggTCAAACATCAGGTGGAATATCTTGGTCTGCGTGAGAACATCCGCGTAAGAAGGGCAGGATTCGCATACCGCAGAGTCTTCAGCAAGTTTCTGATGAG GTACGCCATTCTAACAGCTGAGACGTGGCCCTACTGGAGGGGGCCGGAACAGCAGGGGGTGCTTCACCTCCTCCGCTCCGTCAACATGGATAACGACCAGTACCAGATGGGACGCACCAAAGTCTTTGTGAAGAACCCTGAATCG CTCTTCCTGCTCGAGGAAATGAGGGACAGAAAGTTTGACACTTTTGCCAGGATCATTCAGAAATGCTGGAGAAGGTTCATCGCCAGGAAGAAGTacgaacaaatgagggaagagG CCTCGGATATCTTGCACAACGCCAAGGAGCGCCGCAAAAACAGCATCAACAGAAACTTCGTGGGAGACTACCTCGGCCTGGAGCAGAGGCCTGAGCTCCGCCAGTTTCTTGCAAAGAGGGAGCGGGTCGACTTCGCTACTTCGGTGGACAAGCTTGATCGCAGGTTCAAG TCCATCAAGAGAGATTTGATCCTGACACCCAAGGCCATCTATCTGATTGGTCGGGAGAAGGTGAAGAAAGGCGCCGAGAAGGGACAGATAAAGGAGGTGTTAAAGAGAAAAATGGAGTTTGGAAGTATCAGCAGCGTTTCTCTCAG TACGAGACAGGACGACTTCTTCGTCCTTCACGAGTTTCAGTATGACAGTCTGCTGGAGTCCACTTTTAAGACAGAGTTCCTCAGCCTGCTCTGCAAACGCTACGAGGAAACGACCAAAAGAAAGCTGGCAATCTCCTTCAGCGATAG GATAGAGTTCAGAGTGAAGAAGGAGggctggggtgggggaggaTCCAGGCTGGTGGTGTTCCAGAGGGGCCAAGGAGATCTGGCCCTGCTCAAACCATCTGGGAAGACCCTCACCATCACAGTGGGGGACGGTCTGCCCAAATCCTCCA AGCCCTCGCGGAAGAATGCTCCCCAGTCTCATGTAGGAGGGGGACGTAACGTTAATATGAGAG cacaTCAGAACGGGGCAGCCAAGTTTTCCAGAGCTCCTGCTCACCAGCCAACAGAAGTCACTTATACCACTCCGCACAGACCGCCGAGCGCGATCCTGCCCAAGCTCAACTCCCAGCGAGCACCTAGAGCCCCAGTCCAAAACCAGTTCAACCAGAGAAACATGGACTTCCTCAATGTGCCTGACCAAGGCATGTCTGG GCAACAGAGGAAAAGGAGCATCACCCAGCGACCTCTTCCTGCCCCTAAACCCAGGCCCACTCCCATGGGGCCCCGCTGTCGGGCCCTATATCAGTACACCGG